From the genome of Vibrio navarrensis, one region includes:
- the crl gene encoding sigma factor-binding protein Crl: MSEVTNNPTHNRLLTKLRAMGPYLRDPQSKEGHYYFDCLSVCVDDRKSPELREFWGWWMVLESVEGGFTAKYHAGKYDTDGNWLNEALPKKVATEVNQTQHCFHAKLVKTLDEQFKLTVAYHDESVEFV; encoded by the coding sequence ATGTCAGAAGTGACGAATAACCCAACTCACAACCGTTTGTTGACCAAACTGCGTGCGATGGGGCCTTACCTGAGAGATCCTCAGTCTAAGGAAGGGCATTACTACTTTGACTGCTTGTCTGTTTGTGTAGATGATCGAAAATCCCCTGAACTGCGTGAGTTTTGGGGCTGGTGGATGGTGCTTGAATCTGTCGAAGGGGGATTCACGGCAAAATACCATGCGGGAAAATACGATACTGACGGAAATTGGCTCAATGAAGCGCTGCCTAAAAAAGTCGCGACGGAAGTGAATCAAACTCAGCACTGTTTTCATGCCAAGCTGGTGAAAACCTTGGATGAACAGTTTAAGTTAACCGTCGCCTATCATGATGAGTCGGTAGAATTTGTCTGA